One Rhodospirillales bacterium DNA window includes the following coding sequences:
- a CDS encoding ATP phosphoribosyltransferase regulatory subunit: protein MNDKPSKGLLPPGMNDILPPDAAFETATVERLLSVFRGAGYEQVKPPLLEFEDSLLGGAGAAMTQQTFRLMDPASHAMLGLRADMTLQVARIATTRLDHEPRPLRLCYAGQVLQVSGSQMRPERQVGQAGIELIGSDLPRADAEAIILAYEALACLGVSKVSIDLNLPTLVTAVIEDLGLDDDVAALARAALARKDAGAIAALGAGVSDVLGSLLKAAGPADSALAALGKLKLPKSAMAACDRLGEVVALVRKDIPEIRLTIDPVENRGFEYHTGVAFVLFGIGVRGELGRGGRYLAGGGSNGTTFGVGISGNGGEPATGFTLFMDTVLRAVPPMDQPRRVYVPVDETAELRRALQGDGWIVVVGLEAVKDTGAEGLRLGCSHELIDGKPEVIKD from the coding sequence ATGAATGATAAACCTTCCAAAGGCCTGCTGCCGCCCGGCATGAACGATATCTTGCCGCCCGATGCTGCATTTGAAACCGCCACTGTGGAACGCCTGCTTTCGGTGTTCCGTGGTGCTGGTTACGAACAGGTGAAGCCACCCTTGTTGGAATTTGAAGACAGTCTTCTGGGCGGTGCCGGTGCGGCCATGACCCAGCAGACCTTTCGGCTGATGGACCCTGCATCCCATGCCATGCTGGGCTTGCGGGCCGATATGACCCTGCAGGTTGCCCGCATTGCCACCACGCGTCTGGATCACGAACCCCGCCCTTTAAGGCTGTGTTATGCAGGCCAGGTCCTGCAGGTTTCCGGCAGTCAGATGCGGCCAGAACGTCAGGTCGGTCAGGCCGGGATAGAACTGATTGGTTCTGACCTGCCCCGGGCTGATGCGGAAGCCATTATTTTGGCTTATGAAGCCCTTGCCTGCCTTGGGGTCAGCAAAGTTTCTATTGATCTGAACTTGCCCACCTTGGTGACGGCGGTGATCGAAGATTTGGGGCTTGATGACGATGTCGCAGCCCTTGCCCGCGCCGCCCTTGCCCGCAAGGATGCAGGGGCCATTGCGGCCCTTGGTGCCGGGGTGTCAGACGTATTGGGATCGTTGCTAAAAGCTGCGGGCCCTGCAGATTCTGCCCTGGCAGCCCTTGGTAAATTAAAACTGCCCAAAAGTGCCATGGCGGCGTGTGATCGTCTTGGGGAAGTGGTTGCCCTTGTTCGCAAGGATATTCCTGAAATTCGGTTGACCATAGACCCCGTTGAAAACCGGGGATTTGAATATCACACCGGTGTTGCGTTTGTTTTGTTTGGCATTGGGGTCAGGGGTGAACTTGGCCGTGGTGGGCGATACCTTGCAGGCGGCGGTTCAAATGGCACGACCTTTGGTGTTGGCATATCTGGGAATGGGGGAGAACCTGCAACCGGGTTCACGCTGTTTATGGATACCGTGTTGCGCGCCGTGCCGCCGATGGATCAGCCCCGCCGGGTTTATGTGCCTGTGGATGAGACCGCGGAACTTCGCCGCGCATTGCAGGGCGATGGCTGGATTGTTGTTGTTGGTCTTGAAGCCGTGAAGGATACCGGGGCGGAAGGGTTGCGCCTTGGCTGCAGCCATGAACTGATTGATGGCAAACCTGAAGTTATTAAAGATTAA
- a CDS encoding phosphoglycerate dehydrogenase has product MPKVLISDELSQEAVAIFKERGVEVDFITGMSPEELIACIGDYDGLAVRSATKVTPAVLVAAVNLKVIGRAGIGVDNIDVAEATARGVIVMNTPFGNSITTAEHAIAMMFALARDIPEANASTQAGKWEKNRFMGVELTAKTLGIVGCGNIGSIVAERGLGLKMKVVAYDPYLTEERAKDLGVEKVELDDLFARADFITLHTPLTDATRGIINADAIAKMKKGVRVINCARGDLVVEADMVNALKEGQVGGAAFDVFPTEPAKESPYFGLENVVCTPHLGAATSEAQENVALQVAEQISDFLMTGAVTNALNMPSVSAEDAPKLKPYMKLVEDIGGFVGQLAKDGFTSVTIDYDGHVADLNTRPLTAIVLKGLLSPLMDSVNMVNAPVIARDRDIDVSEVSHERSGDYQTLVRVSVETKDGTRSVSGTVFGDDKPRVVAVNGIPLEAELGANVLFVTNEDKPGFIGNLGRTLGEAGINIATFDLGRIEAGNAAVALINTDEPVDEGTLEKVRSLPNVVQAESLHL; this is encoded by the coding sequence ATGCCTAAAGTTCTTATTTCTGACGAACTGTCCCAAGAAGCCGTAGCCATTTTTAAAGAGCGCGGCGTCGAGGTTGATTTCATAACCGGTATGTCGCCTGAAGAATTGATCGCCTGCATTGGTGATTATGATGGGCTTGCCGTGCGTTCCGCAACCAAGGTAACCCCGGCTGTTTTAGTTGCTGCTGTCAATTTGAAAGTGATTGGCCGCGCAGGTATCGGCGTTGATAACATTGATGTGGCCGAGGCAACGGCGCGCGGTGTCATTGTCATGAACACCCCCTTTGGTAATTCCATCACTACCGCAGAACATGCCATTGCCATGATGTTTGCGCTGGCCCGCGATATTCCAGAAGCCAATGCGTCGACCCAGGCGGGGAAATGGGAAAAGAACCGCTTTATGGGGGTTGAACTGACCGCGAAAACGCTGGGGATTGTCGGTTGTGGCAATATCGGCTCCATCGTTGCCGAACGGGGTCTTGGTCTCAAGATGAAGGTTGTTGCTTATGACCCGTATCTGACCGAAGAACGGGCAAAGGATTTAGGCGTCGAAAAAGTAGAGCTTGATGATCTGTTTGCCCGGGCTGATTTTATCACCCTGCACACACCGCTGACCGATGCGACACGTGGCATTATCAATGCAGATGCGATTGCCAAAATGAAAAAGGGTGTGCGCGTTATCAATTGCGCCCGTGGCGATCTGGTGGTTGAAGCCGACATGGTCAATGCCTTGAAAGAAGGGCAAGTAGGGGGTGCAGCCTTTGATGTGTTCCCAACGGAACCCGCCAAGGAAAGCCCCTATTTTGGTTTGGAAAACGTGGTTTGCACACCGCATTTGGGCGCTGCTACTTCGGAGGCTCAGGAAAATGTCGCCCTTCAGGTGGCCGAACAAATTTCAGATTTCCTGATGACCGGTGCCGTGACCAATGCTCTGAATATGCCATCGGTTTCTGCCGAAGACGCGCCAAAGCTTAAACCCTATATGAAGCTGGTCGAAGACATTGGCGGGTTCGTTGGGCAATTGGCCAAAGACGGATTCACCAGCGTGACCATTGATTATGATGGCCATGTTGCCGATCTGAACACCCGGCCCTTAACGGCGATCGTCTTAAAGGGATTGTTATCCCCCTTGATGGATTCGGTGAATATGGTCAATGCCCCCGTTATCGCGCGCGACCGTGATATCGATGTCAGTGAAGTCAGCCACGAACGCAGCGGCGATTATCAAACGTTGGTGCGGGTTTCTGTGGAAACCAAGGATGGCACCCGGTCGGTTTCCGGTACTGTCTTTGGCGATGACAAGCCCCGGGTTGTGGCCGTGAATGGCATCCCGTTGGAAGCAGAACTTGGCGCCAATGTCTTGTTTGTCACCAATGAGGACAAGCCGGGATTCATTGGTAATTTGGGCAGAACCCTGGGTGAGGCGGGCATTAATATCGCTACCTTCGACCTTGGCCGGATTGAGGCTGGCAACGCTGCTGTGGCACTGATTAACACCGATGAGCCCGTCGATGAGGGGACCCTGGAAAAGGTACGATCCCTTCCCAATGTGGTTCAGGCCGAAAGCCTGCATCTGTAA
- the folP gene encoding dihydropteroate synthase — MSHDAMAATIGGAWAGFDSIEVVLRKGPVVSTAQCSVADLHIWAAAQVLVVKDHVENLFARITDPRTPFAGIDLSSPRIMGVLNVTPDSFSDGGDFATPPLAIARGRDLANSGAVILDIGGESTRPGSDMVDESEEMRRIIPVFEALKGVEPGAVLSVDSRKASVMEAALKAGAAIINDISALDNDGDSLKVAARNGCHVVLMHCRGEPKTMQAAPAYDHPVTEIYDYLETRINACEAAGIDRSRIAIDPGIGFGKALEHNLSIMSNLSLFHGLGCPILIGVSRKSFIGHITGEKNPKARLTGSIAAMISGLAQGVQMLRVHDVAATHQAIAVWQAINQNKDA; from the coding sequence ATGTCTCATGACGCCATGGCCGCGACCATCGGCGGCGCTTGGGCCGGCTTTGATTCTATCGAAGTTGTTTTGCGCAAAGGCCCGGTTGTCAGCACGGCGCAATGTTCGGTTGCCGATTTGCATATTTGGGCAGCGGCGCAGGTTTTGGTGGTGAAAGACCATGTGGAAAACCTGTTCGCACGGATTACTGATCCCCGGACGCCCTTTGCAGGCATTGATCTTTCCAGCCCCCGCATCATGGGGGTTTTGAATGTTACCCCGGACAGTTTTTCCGATGGCGGCGATTTTGCGACCCCCCCCTTGGCCATTGCCCGGGGCCGTGATTTGGCAAATAGCGGCGCTGTCATTCTTGATATTGGGGGGGAATCAACGCGGCCGGGTTCAGATATGGTGGATGAAAGCGAAGAAATGCGCCGCATTATCCCGGTGTTTGAAGCCCTGAAAGGGGTGGAACCAGGGGCGGTGCTTTCTGTGGATTCCCGAAAGGCATCGGTTATGGAAGCGGCCTTGAAGGCGGGTGCGGCCATCATCAATGATATTTCTGCACTGGATAATGACGGGGATTCCCTGAAAGTCGCGGCCCGCAATGGGTGCCATGTGGTTTTGATGCATTGCCGGGGTGAGCCCAAAACCATGCAGGCGGCGCCTGCTTACGATCATCCGGTTACAGAAATTTATGATTATCTGGAAACCCGCATCAATGCCTGTGAAGCGGCGGGCATTGATCGTTCGCGCATTGCCATTGATCCCGGCATCGGGTTTGGCAAAGCGTTGGAACACAACCTTTCTATCATGTCGAACCTGTCGCTGTTCCATGGTCTTGGCTGTCCAATTTTAATTGGTGTTTCGCGTAAAAGCTTTATTGGTCATATCACCGGCGAAAAAAATCCCAAGGCCCGGTTGACCGGGTCGATTGCGGCCATGATTTCAGGGCTTGCCCAGGGGGTGCAAATGTTGCGGGTCCATGATGTTGCCGCCACCCATCAGGCCATAGCGGTCTGGCAGGCGATTAATCAAAATAAAGATGCATAG
- a CDS encoding M67 family metallopeptidase — protein MLILAPELLANVRDAASASYGEECCGLLLGHLDGDTAKVTAVMAAENVAPEKTRNFEIDPAILFAAHKSARDGGAGIIGNYHSHPNGLARPSKTDGARAFEDNHFWLIVPIDDGGVGDAKAFYHRSGAFEEATLEVANG, from the coding sequence ATCCTGATTCTGGCCCCCGAACTTTTGGCCAACGTGCGTGATGCGGCATCCGCATCTTATGGCGAAGAATGCTGCGGGCTTTTGCTGGGGCACCTGGATGGTGACACCGCCAAAGTCACAGCGGTGATGGCGGCAGAAAACGTGGCGCCAGAAAAAACCCGGAATTTTGAAATAGACCCGGCCATTTTATTTGCGGCCCACAAATCTGCCCGCGATGGTGGGGCTGGCATTATTGGCAATTACCATTCCCACCCCAACGGCTTGGCCCGCCCCTCAAAAACCGATGGCGCGCGCGCCTTTGAAGACAATCATTTCTGGCTAATCGTGCCCATCGATGATGGCGGCGTTGGCGATGCCAAAGCCTTTTACCATCGATCCGGTGCCTTTGAAGAGGCAACCCTGGAAGTGGCGAATGGATAG
- a CDS encoding adenylosuccinate synthase, with the protein MANVAVVGAQWGDEGKGKIVDWLSERADVVVRFQGGHNAGHTLVIDGKTYKLSLLPSGIVRPGKLSVIGNGVVVDPWALLSEIETLRSQGVEISPKGLVLADNAALILPLHSHLDAALEEAKGKNKIGTTGRGIGPAYEDKVGRRAVRVCDLADRESLEMRLDQLLFHHNALLRGLGAEEVAKAELLDGLLEIAPKILPYVGRVWERLDDARRAGKRILFEGAQGAMLDVDHGTYPFVTSSNTLAGQAASGAGIGPGAIDYVLGITKAYTTRVGSGPFPTEQDNQVGETLGERGHEFGTVTGRKRRCGWFDAVMVRQAIKTGGISGIALTKLDVLDGFDELQVCTGYQYEGQKLDYFPSTVSGQAGVEPIFERLEGWTTSTCGARSWAELPATAVKYVRRIEELIEAPVAMLSTSPEREDSILVHDPFAD; encoded by the coding sequence ATGGCAAATGTAGCCGTGGTCGGCGCCCAGTGGGGGGATGAAGGCAAGGGCAAGATCGTCGATTGGCTGTCGGAACGCGCCGATGTTGTGGTGCGTTTTCAAGGTGGCCATAACGCGGGCCATACCCTGGTGATTGATGGCAAGACCTACAAGCTCAGCCTGTTGCCATCGGGCATTGTGCGCCCGGGCAAGCTTTCGGTGATTGGCAACGGTGTGGTTGTCGATCCCTGGGCATTGCTTTCAGAAATTGAAACCTTGCGATCCCAGGGCGTGGAAATTTCCCCAAAAGGGCTGGTTCTGGCCGACAATGCCGCATTGATTTTGCCCCTTCACAGCCATCTTGATGCGGCTCTGGAAGAAGCCAAGGGCAAGAACAAGATCGGCACAACGGGCCGTGGCATTGGCCCGGCTTACGAAGACAAGGTTGGTCGCCGTGCCGTCAGGGTCTGTGATCTTGCGGACCGGGAAAGCCTGGAAATGCGTTTGGACCAGCTTTTATTTCATCACAATGCACTGTTGCGTGGCCTTGGTGCAGAAGAAGTCGCCAAGGCGGAACTTCTGGACGGCCTTCTTGAGATTGCGCCTAAAATTCTGCCCTATGTTGGCCGGGTCTGGGAACGTCTTGATGATGCACGGCGTGCCGGCAAACGCATTCTGTTTGAAGGCGCCCAAGGCGCGATGCTGGATGTGGACCATGGGACCTATCCGTTCGTCACCTCATCAAACACATTAGCAGGACAGGCGGCCTCTGGCGCGGGCATTGGCCCCGGGGCCATTGATTACGTTCTGGGCATTACCAAGGCCTATACCACCCGCGTGGGGTCTGGCCCGTTCCCGACAGAACAGGATAATCAGGTTGGCGAAACCCTTGGAGAGCGGGGCCACGAATTTGGCACGGTCACCGGGCGCAAACGGCGCTGTGGCTGGTTTGATGCGGTCATGGTTCGCCAAGCCATTAAAACCGGTGGCATCAGTGGCATCGCCTTGACCAAACTGGATGTTTTGGATGGGTTTGATGAACTCCAGGTTTGTACCGGCTATCAATATGAAGGCCAAAAACTTGATTATTTCCCCTCAACCGTTTCGGGGCAGGCGGGTGTGGAACCGATCTTTGAGCGGTTGGAAGGGTGGACAACCAGCACCTGTGGGGCCCGTTCCTGGGCGGAATTGCCTGCAACGGCAGTCAAATATGTGCGCCGTATCGAGGAATTGATCGAAGCACCAGTGGCGATGTTATCGACAAGTCCCGAGCGAGAAGACTCAATCTTGGTGCATGACCCCTTCGCAGATTAA
- the rpoH gene encoding RNA polymerase sigma factor RpoH codes for MAQATPNLPGNLPVNIPVLSPEGNLSRYLQEIRKFPMLEKKEEYTLAKRWREENDVEAAHQLVTSHLRLVAKIAMGYRGYGLPLGELISEGNVGMMQAVKRFDPERGFRLSTYAMWWIRAAIQEYVLRSWSLVKMGTTAAQKKLFFNLRKLKGQMKALEEGDLPPEKVEQIAARLDVTEDDVIQMNRRMAGPDNSLNAPLRKDGEGGEWQDWLVDDTDSQEVILGEHEESNIRGQLLSEAMEGLNERERHIIAERRLKEDPTTLEDLSRHYGISRERVRQIEVRAFEKLQKAIRNAVVDNRLETED; via the coding sequence ATGGCGCAAGCCACCCCTAATCTTCCGGGCAATCTTCCGGTCAATATTCCAGTCCTTTCCCCAGAGGGAAACCTGTCGCGTTATCTGCAAGAGATACGCAAGTTTCCCATGCTGGAAAAGAAAGAGGAATACACCCTGGCCAAACGCTGGCGGGAAGAAAATGACGTGGAAGCGGCCCATCAATTGGTCACCAGCCATCTGCGCCTTGTCGCCAAAATTGCCATGGGCTATCGCGGCTATGGCTTGCCTTTGGGCGAACTTATTTCTGAGGGCAATGTCGGCATGATGCAGGCGGTCAAACGGTTTGACCCGGAACGCGGATTCCGGCTGTCTACTTACGCCATGTGGTGGATCCGGGCGGCCATTCAGGAATATGTCCTGCGATCATGGTCTTTGGTAAAGATGGGCACCACGGCGGCCCAGAAAAAGCTGTTTTTTAACCTGCGCAAGCTCAAGGGTCAGATGAAGGCGCTGGAAGAAGGCGATTTGCCCCCGGAAAAAGTCGAACAAATTGCGGCGCGTCTGGATGTCACCGAAGACGATGTCATTCAAATGAACCGGCGCATGGCGGGGCCTGATAATTCCCTGAACGCGCCATTGCGCAAAGATGGTGAAGGGGGAGAATGGCAAGATTGGCTGGTCGATGACACCGATAGCCAGGAAGTTATTCTGGGCGAACATGAAGAATCAAACATTCGCGGCCAGCTTCTAAGCGAGGCCATGGAAGGCCTGAACGAACGCGAACGCCACATCATTGCGGAACGCCGTCTGAAAGAAGACCCAACAACCCTGGAAGACCTGAGCCGGCATTACGGTATTTCACGTGAACGGGTACGCCAGATTGAGGTACGTGCGTTTGAAAAGCTGCAAAAGGCCATTCGCAATGCGGTAGTTGATAACAGGCTGGAAACAGAAGACTGA
- a CDS encoding phosphoglucosamine mutase produces MNPRKFFGTDGIRGTANTKPMTAEIALSVGMAAGLQFVSGDHRHKVLIGKDTRLSGYMLEPALTAGFVSVGMDVVLVGPVPTPAVAMLTRSLRADLGVMISASHNSFEDNGIKLFGPDGFKLSDDVERQIEAAMENGMEAGLVAPAKLGRAMRLDDAVGRYMEFVKASFPKALRLDGLKVVVDCAHGAGYKVAPTVLYELGAEVIPIGVAPDGFNINQGCGSTAPDAMCRAVVEHHADLGLALDGDADRVIMADEKGHVVDGDQLIGVVAKSFQEQGRLDGGNVITTVMSNIGLEEYLESLGLGLLRTQVGDRYVVEKMRADNCNLGGEQSGHIVVGDMATTGDGLMAALQVLAVVASSKTPASDVLRPFEPKPQLLKNVRAQSDVLSKDAVKKEIAAAEAKLKGRGRLLIRESGTEPLVRVMAEGADEALIGEVVDGVIAAISDAAAET; encoded by the coding sequence ATGAACCCACGCAAATTTTTTGGCACCGACGGCATTCGGGGCACCGCAAACACAAAACCTATGACGGCCGAAATTGCGCTGTCTGTTGGCATGGCTGCGGGGTTGCAATTTGTCTCTGGCGATCACCGCCACAAGGTTTTGATTGGCAAGGACACGCGATTGTCCGGCTATATGCTGGAACCGGCACTGACGGCTGGGTTTGTTTCAGTGGGGATGGATGTGGTTCTGGTTGGCCCCGTGCCAACACCGGCAGTGGCCATGCTAACCCGCTCGTTGCGTGCCGATCTTGGGGTTATGATTTCCGCGTCGCATAATTCATTCGAAGACAATGGCATCAAATTATTTGGCCCCGATGGGTTTAAACTTTCTGATGATGTCGAGCGTCAGATCGAGGCGGCAATGGAAAATGGCATGGAGGCCGGTCTTGTGGCCCCCGCCAAACTGGGCCGGGCCATGCGCCTTGATGATGCGGTTGGGCGTTACATGGAATTCGTCAAGGCCAGCTTTCCAAAAGCCCTGCGTCTGGATGGCCTGAAGGTGGTTGTCGATTGCGCCCATGGTGCGGGCTACAAGGTGGCCCCGACGGTGCTTTATGAATTGGGCGCAGAAGTGATCCCCATTGGGGTCGCGCCCGATGGGTTCAACATCAATCAAGGCTGCGGTTCCACCGCCCCCGATGCCATGTGCCGCGCAGTGGTTGAACATCATGCCGATTTGGGGCTGGCCCTTGATGGGGATGCAGACCGCGTTATTATGGCCGATGAAAAAGGCCATGTGGTTGATGGGGATCAGTTGATTGGGGTGGTTGCCAAATCCTTTCAGGAACAAGGCCGCCTTGATGGCGGTAATGTGATCACCACGGTCATGTCCAACATCGGGTTGGAAGAATACCTTGAAAGCCTTGGCCTTGGCCTATTGCGGACCCAGGTTGGGGATCGTTATGTGGTCGAAAAAATGCGCGCCGATAACTGTAATCTTGGCGGCGAACAATCTGGCCATATTGTTGTTGGCGATATGGCAACAACCGGTGATGGGCTGATGGCTGCGCTGCAGGTTTTGGCCGTGGTTGCATCTTCAAAAACCCCCGCATCAGATGTGTTGCGCCCGTTTGAGCCAAAGCCACAATTGTTGAAAAATGTTCGGGCGCAAAGCGATGTCCTGTCAAAGGACGCGGTCAAAAAAGAAATTGCCGCAGCCGAGGCCAAATTGAAGGGCAGGGGCCGGCTTTTAATTCGTGAATCGGGCACCGAACCTTTGGTTCGCGTCATGGCCGAAGGTGCCGATGAAGCTCTGATTGGCGAGGTTGTGGATGGTGTGATCGCCGCCATTTCTGATGCCGCTGCTGAGACCTGA
- a CDS encoding phosphoserine transaminase, with protein MKPQIRPGNPNFSSGPCTKHPSWTLENLNDACLGRSHRSALGKAKLADVITRSRDILGIPDDWRIGIVPASDTGAFEMAMWSMLGARGVDAFFWESFGAGWVTDIEKQLKLEDFRKFNAGYGEVPDFSQADPKRDAIFTWNGTTSGARVENGDWIADDREGLTFCDATSAVFAMDLPWQKLDVVTWSWQKVMGGEGQHGMIVLSPRAVERLENYTPAWPLPKIFRMTSGGKLIEGIFRGETINTPSMLCVEDALDGLKWGESVGGLTGLVKRAEGNLATIEEWVSRTDWVDFLVADPAIRSCTSVCLKVVAPWFEALDDDAKAAAPKRMVKLLEAEGAAFDIDGYRDAPPGLRIWAGATVEQADLEALLPWLDWAAETVAAELAS; from the coding sequence ATGAAGCCGCAAATCCGGCCGGGAAACCCGAATTTTTCATCGGGACCCTGCACAAAACATCCCTCTTGGACTCTCGAAAATTTAAACGATGCCTGCCTTGGACGGTCCCACCGTTCAGCACTGGGTAAGGCGAAACTCGCTGACGTGATCACGCGTTCGCGCGATATCCTTGGCATTCCTGACGATTGGCGCATTGGCATTGTCCCGGCATCTGATACCGGTGCCTTTGAAATGGCCATGTGGTCCATGCTGGGCGCGCGTGGCGTTGATGCTTTCTTTTGGGAAAGTTTTGGTGCTGGCTGGGTGACGGATATCGAAAAGCAGTTGAAGCTTGAAGATTTTCGCAAATTTAACGCAGGCTACGGTGAAGTCCCTGATTTCTCTCAGGCTGATCCCAAACGGGATGCGATCTTTACCTGGAACGGGACAACATCCGGTGCCCGGGTCGAAAATGGCGACTGGATCGCTGATGACCGTGAAGGGCTGACGTTCTGTGATGCAACATCGGCGGTCTTTGCTATGGATTTGCCATGGCAGAAACTGGATGTGGTGACCTGGTCGTGGCAAAAAGTTATGGGCGGCGAAGGCCAGCATGGCATGATCGTGCTCAGCCCCCGCGCCGTTGAACGCCTTGAAAATTACACCCCCGCCTGGCCCTTGCCGAAAATTTTCCGCATGACGTCCGGTGGAAAATTGATTGAGGGTATTTTCAGAGGCGAAACCATCAACACACCATCAATGCTGTGTGTTGAAGATGCGCTGGATGGCCTGAAATGGGGCGAAAGTGTGGGCGGCCTTACAGGCCTGGTGAAACGCGCCGAAGGCAATCTGGCAACCATTGAAGAATGGGTAAGCCGCACAGATTGGGTGGATTTTCTGGTGGCCGATCCGGCCATTCGATCCTGCACATCGGTATGTTTGAAGGTTGTCGCACCCTGGTTTGAAGCGCTGGACGATGATGCCAAGGCAGCAGCGCCCAAGCGTATGGTGAAACTTCTGGAAGCAGAAGGCGCTGCCTTTGACATAGACGGCTATCGTGATGCCCCTCCGGGATTGCGCATTTGGGCCGGGGCAACGGTGGAACAGGCCGATCTTGAGGCACTGCTCCCATGGCTCGATTGGGCCGCTGAAACCGTGGCTGCCGAGCTCGCCAGTTAA
- a CDS encoding RluA family pseudouridine synthase has translation MKNPTDQSQNTDLHTVTAAEEDSGRIDAYLAAQIDELSRSRIKALITSGAVSTDGETIVDPSAPVKPGQIYLVSVPEAAAAEPIGQDIPLDILYEDKDLVVINKTAGMVVHPAAGNHDGTLVNALIYHCGDSLSGIGGVKRPGIVHRLDKDTSGVMVVAKNDAAHAGLVAQFLERTMERAYQGLVWGLPQTMEGRIEGNIGRSPRNRKKMALLKHGGRFAATHYKVLRVVGTKACLVECRLETGRTHQIRVHMSSIGHSVVGDPLYGGRKNNPTLPSAPYQALHAYLLGFVHPTSGEKLRFEAPLTPYFNDLLAKLEAM, from the coding sequence ATGAAAAATCCAACTGATCAAAGCCAAAATACTGACCTGCACACCGTCACTGCCGCCGAAGAAGATTCGGGGCGAATAGATGCCTATTTAGCTGCGCAAATTGACGAATTATCGCGCTCTCGTATCAAGGCACTGATCACCAGTGGTGCCGTTAGCACCGATGGCGAGACGATAGTCGACCCATCGGCCCCGGTCAAACCGGGCCAAATCTATCTGGTGAGCGTCCCCGAAGCGGCAGCCGCCGAGCCCATCGGCCAAGATATCCCGCTGGATATCTTGTACGAAGACAAGGACCTGGTCGTGATCAACAAAACGGCCGGGATGGTCGTGCATCCCGCTGCTGGCAATCACGATGGCACCTTGGTCAACGCCCTGATTTATCATTGTGGCGATTCCCTTTCCGGGATCGGCGGTGTCAAGCGGCCGGGCATTGTCCACCGTCTGGACAAAGATACCTCTGGCGTCATGGTGGTGGCCAAAAACGATGCCGCCCATGCCGGCCTTGTGGCCCAGTTTCTGGAACGAACCATGGAGCGGGCCTATCAGGGGCTGGTCTGGGGCCTGCCCCAAACCATGGAAGGCCGGATTGAAGGCAACATCGGACGCAGCCCCCGAAACCGCAAAAAAATGGCGCTTTTGAAACACGGCGGACGGTTTGCCGCCACCCATTACAAGGTGCTTCGGGTGGTGGGGACCAAGGCCTGCCTTGTGGAATGTCGCCTTGAAACCGGGCGCACCCACCAGATCAGGGTCCATATGAGCTCCATCGGCCATAGTGTCGTGGGCGACCCGCTGTATGGGGGCAGAAAGAATAACCCGACCCTGCCATCGGCCCCCTATCAGGCCCTGCATGCCTATCTTTTGGGGTTTGTGCACCCCACAAGTGGTGAAAAGCTGCGGTTCGAAGCCCCACTTACGCCATATTTCAATGACTTATTGGCTAAATTAGAGGCTATGTAG
- the thiD gene encoding bifunctional hydroxymethylpyrimidine kinase/phosphomethylpyrimidine kinase: MMVSRVLIVAGSDSGGGAGIQADIKTVIALGGYSATAITALTAQNSLGVSAIEAVSPAFIASQMQAVLSDIGADIIKTGMLGDGDAINAVVDVLDQDAADTPLIVDPVMVAKGGASLLGEDAKSVLKENLLPRAFLVTPNLPEAEALLGCDITGIDAMEDAARAILALGPNAVLLKGGHLPGDEIVDVLVNSDGVTRFDGKRINTPHTHGTGCTLASAIATSLAQGMGLVPAVSRARSYVLKAIATAPGLGSGHGPLNHGHGITPFQAD, translated from the coding sequence ATGATGGTGTCCCGCGTGCTTATTGTTGCAGGTTCAGATTCGGGTGGTGGTGCGGGCATTCAGGCCGACATCAAAACGGTGATCGCCCTTGGTGGGTATAGCGCAACGGCGATTACGGCGTTGACCGCGCAGAACTCATTAGGGGTTTCGGCCATTGAAGCCGTGTCGCCGGCCTTTATCGCCAGCCAGATGCAGGCGGTGTTATCCGACATTGGTGCCGATATTATCAAGACGGGCATGTTGGGCGATGGGGATGCCATCAATGCCGTTGTGGACGTTCTGGATCAAGATGCAGCGGATACCCCCTTGATTGTGGACCCGGTGATGGTTGCCAAGGGCGGCGCTTCATTGTTGGGTGAAGACGCAAAATCTGTGCTGAAAGAAAACCTGTTGCCCCGTGCTTTTCTGGTGACCCCTAATTTGCCTGAGGCAGAAGCCTTGTTGGGGTGCGATATCACCGGCATCGATGCCATGGAAGATGCCGCCCGGGCCATTTTGGCCCTTGGCCCGAACGCTGTGCTTTTGAAGGGGGGCCATTTGCCCGGTGATGAAATCGTGGATGTTTTAGTTAATTCCGATGGGGTAACCCGGTTTGATGGGAAACGCATCAACACCCCCCATACCCATGGCACAGGCTGCACCCTGGCATCGGCCATTGCCACCAGTTTGGCCCAGGGGATGGGGCTGGTTCCGGCTGTCAGCCGCGCCCGGTCCTATGTTTTGAAGGCCATTGCCACGGCCCCGGGGCTGGGTTCTGGTCACGGGCCGCTCAATCATGGCCATGGAATCACGCCGTTTCAGGCTGATTAA